The following proteins are co-located in the Oncorhynchus clarkii lewisi isolate Uvic-CL-2024 unplaced genomic scaffold, UVic_Ocla_1.0 unplaced_contig_12721_pilon_pilon, whole genome shotgun sequence genome:
- the LOC139403921 gene encoding uncharacterized protein isoform X2 produces the protein MPGRCSAFNCRNTFKNVKHKTNKVTFHSFPKRDPKRIKEWVGQMKWKDWQPTPHSLLCSEHFEERCMDRTGQTVRLRDDAIPTIFAFPSHLQKKFQKTAGRRKRVTLFPEDPVPEESTQREKSPPTYLNHSIWHPSRFHDDYCVPQSIDWAVKDMPKEIPSATLEKQGLIFIPKHAIKIKEKWDWLTMDVKGPFPETKSRHKFVLTVMDYYSKWMEAYPMKTNNSKEIAKIISDLISRFGFPVGILSCLTRAHILEINLALGDLKKLTCQLIFYRPLGVSLDPVTKSLVDRLVSDLVKEHPDRWDVYLAASVFSFCCKEHPTTRQIPLSLLRCGGTQSVSTSPRKLPMPSHLKGKSVWSAISAVNGARSARTQS, from the exons ATGCCAGGGCGTTGTTCAGCTTTCAACTGTAGGAATACGTTTAAAAATGTTAAACATAAAACAAACAAGGTTACATTTCACAG CTTTCCAAAGCGTGATCCTAAACGAATAAAAGAGTGGGTGGGTCAGATGAAATGGAAAGACTGGCAGCCAACCCCTCATTCCTTACTGTGCTCAGAGCATTTTGAGGAGAGGTGCATGGATAGAACTGGGCAGACAGTGCGTTTACGTGATGATGCAATACCAACTATCTTTGCCTTTCCTAGTCACCTACAAAAAAAG TTTCAGAAAACAGCCGGAAGGAGGAAAAGAGTAACCTTG TTTCCAGAGGATCCTGTTCCTGAGGAGTCGACACAACGGGAGAAGTCTCCACCCACCTACTTAAACCACAGTATATGGCACCCAAGTCGTTTCCATGACGATTACTGTGTTCCACAG AGTATTGACTGGGCTGTAAAAGACATGCCTAAAGAA ATCCCATCTGCAACTTTAGAAAAGCAAGGTCTGATCTTCATCCCCAAGCACGCAATCAAG ATCAAGGAGAAATGGGATTGGCTGACAATGGATGTGAAGGGACCATTTCCAGAGACCAAAAGTAGACACAAGTTTGTACTAACTGTAATGGACTACTATTCCAAATGGATGGAAGCCTACCCCATGAAGACCAACAACAGTAAAGAGATTGCCAAAATCATCTCTGACCTCATCTCTCGCTTTGGCTTCCCTGTTGGAATCCTGTCTTGTTTGACTCGAGCACACATTTTAGAG ATCAACTTGGCTTTGGGTGATCTGAAGAAACTGACATGCCAACTCATATTCTACCGTCCTCTGGGAGTGTCACTGGATCCAGTAACAAAGTCCCTTGTAGACCG GTTGGTGTCAGATTTGGTGAAAGAACATCCTGATCGTTGGGATGTTTACCTGGCTGCCAGTGTGTTCAGCTTCTGCTGCAAAGAGCACCCCACCACCAGACAAATACCCCTGTCTCTGCTGCGCTGCGGAGGGACTCAGTCTGTCTCCACCTCACCAAGAAAGCTGCCT ATGCCCAGCCACCTCAAAGGGAAGTCCGTGTGGAGTGCAATCAGTGCAGTCAATGGAGCACGGTCAGCCAGGACTCAGAGCTGA
- the LOC139403921 gene encoding uncharacterized protein isoform X1 yields MPGRCSAFNCRNTFKNVKHKTNKVTFHSFPKRDPKRIKEWVGQMKWKDWQPTPHSLLCSEHFEERCMDRTGQTVRLRDDAIPTIFAFPSHLQKKFQKTAGRRKRVTLFPEDPVPEESTQREKSPPTYLNHSIWHPSRFHDDYCVPQSIDWAVKDMPKEIPSATLEKQGLIFIPKHAIKIKEKWDWLTMDVKGPFPETKSRHKFVLTVMDYYSKWMEAYPMKTNNSKEIAKIISDLISRFGFPVGILSCLTRAHILEINLALGDLKKLTCQLIFYRPLGVSLDPVTKSLVDRLVSDLVKEHPDRWDVYLAASVFSFCCKEHPTTRQIPLSLLRCGGTQSVSTSPRKLPDNGIKGRTFVILDAQPPQREVRVECNQCSQWSTVSQDSELKRYEEMKLGEEDYTHTCVSCRVAMSCRVALEVMRG; encoded by the exons ATGCCAGGGCGTTGTTCAGCTTTCAACTGTAGGAATACGTTTAAAAATGTTAAACATAAAACAAACAAGGTTACATTTCACAG CTTTCCAAAGCGTGATCCTAAACGAATAAAAGAGTGGGTGGGTCAGATGAAATGGAAAGACTGGCAGCCAACCCCTCATTCCTTACTGTGCTCAGAGCATTTTGAGGAGAGGTGCATGGATAGAACTGGGCAGACAGTGCGTTTACGTGATGATGCAATACCAACTATCTTTGCCTTTCCTAGTCACCTACAAAAAAAG TTTCAGAAAACAGCCGGAAGGAGGAAAAGAGTAACCTTG TTTCCAGAGGATCCTGTTCCTGAGGAGTCGACACAACGGGAGAAGTCTCCACCCACCTACTTAAACCACAGTATATGGCACCCAAGTCGTTTCCATGACGATTACTGTGTTCCACAG AGTATTGACTGGGCTGTAAAAGACATGCCTAAAGAA ATCCCATCTGCAACTTTAGAAAAGCAAGGTCTGATCTTCATCCCCAAGCACGCAATCAAG ATCAAGGAGAAATGGGATTGGCTGACAATGGATGTGAAGGGACCATTTCCAGAGACCAAAAGTAGACACAAGTTTGTACTAACTGTAATGGACTACTATTCCAAATGGATGGAAGCCTACCCCATGAAGACCAACAACAGTAAAGAGATTGCCAAAATCATCTCTGACCTCATCTCTCGCTTTGGCTTCCCTGTTGGAATCCTGTCTTGTTTGACTCGAGCACACATTTTAGAG ATCAACTTGGCTTTGGGTGATCTGAAGAAACTGACATGCCAACTCATATTCTACCGTCCTCTGGGAGTGTCACTGGATCCAGTAACAAAGTCCCTTGTAGACCG GTTGGTGTCAGATTTGGTGAAAGAACATCCTGATCGTTGGGATGTTTACCTGGCTGCCAGTGTGTTCAGCTTCTGCTGCAAAGAGCACCCCACCACCAGACAAATACCCCTGTCTCTGCTGCGCTGCGGAGGGACTCAGTCTGTCTCCACCTCACCAAGAAAGCTGCCT GATAATGGGATAAAAGGAAGGACCTTTGTCATACTAGATGCCCAGCCACCTCAAAGGGAAGTCCGTGTGGAGTGCAATCAGTGCAGTCAATGGAGCACGGTCAGCCAGGACTCAGAGCTGAAGAGATATGAGGAGATGAAACTTGGGGAGGAGGACTACACCCACACCTGTGTGAGCTGCAGGGTGGCCATGAGCTGCAGGGTGGCCCTGGAGGTCATGAGGGGTTAG